The Microbacterium oleivorans genome contains the following window.
TCTTGGTGCGGTGGCCGGCCTCACGGGCGAGCGAGGTGATCTCGACGAGACCGTTCGCGATCTCGGGCACCTCCATGGCGAAGAGCTTGCGCACGAGTCCCGGGTGCGTGCGCGAGACGGTGATGGACGGGCCCTTCATGCCCTTGGTCACCGACGTCACGTAGACGCGCAGACGCGATCCGTGGCGGTACTCCTCGCCGGCGACCTGCTCCTCGGGCGGAAGGATCGCCTCGATCGTGCCGAGGTCGACGTGCACCATGCGGGGATTGGGACCCTGCTGGATCACGCCGGCGACGATGTCGCCCTCCTTGCCCCGGAACTCCCCCAGCACCGCATCATCGGCGATGTCGCGCAGACGCTGGCTGATGACCTGCTTCGCGGCGAAGGCGGCGATGCGGCCGAAGTCGTCGGGCGTGGACTCCTCCTCGCCGATCACGACGTCCTCGTCGTCCCGGAGGGGTACGAAGATCGCGACGTGGCCGGTCTTGCGATCGAGCGCGGCGCGCGTGCCCTCGGGCAGCTCGCCGTCCGGCGAGGTGTGCTTGGCGTAGGCGGTCAGCACAGCCTGCTCGATGATGCGGACGAGTTCGTCGAAGGGGATCTCCTTCTCTCGCTCGACCGTGCGCAACAGTGAGAGATCGATGTCCATGGTGCCCTCCGTATTCAGCTCTCGTCCGGGCGCGCGTCGCGCTCCCGGCATCCATCCAACGTTACCCGATGCCGGTCGTCCCGTGTTTGCCCGGCCGGCGCGACGGACGGCGTCGGAAGCCCGCGGGGATACTGGGGAGCATGACCGCACGCACGCCCCGTCTCGCCGATCCCGGACTCATCGGCCTGCTCGGCTTCGTGATCGCCACGCTCACCGCGCAGCTCGAGCACCTCGGGCTCCAGAACGAGAGCCCGGTGTTCTGGGTGGGAGCGGTGTTCGGCGGCGTGGTGCAGGTCACGGCGGGCATGCTGTCGTACTTCTCCGGCGACGACTTCCACTTCATCGTCTACAACGCCTTCGGGTGGTACTGGATCTGCATGCCCGGTTTCCTGCTCGGCGGCGAGCTGGGCTTCTTCGAGGTCGAGGGACCGGCGCGCGGCGTCTTCACCCTCATGTTCGCAGTCCTCGCCGTCGTGTTCGCGGTGTCGGCGGCCAGCCGCAACACCGTGCTCCCCGTCACGCTGCTCGCGGTCTCGGCGGGCCTGGGGCTGCAGACGGTCACCGCGTTCGGCGGACCGACGGTGTTCGGTGCCGCGGGGTCGGCGGCGCTCCTGCTGGCCTCGGGGCTGGCCGCCTACATGCTGATCGAGAAGTTCTACGCCCGCACCCTGGGGCGACATCTCCTCCCCCTCGGGCCGTCGTGGTTCACCATCGCTGCGACCGCCCGCCCGTCCGTCACCCCCGACGAGACGGACAGCTGAGCCGCCGGACACGGCGTACTTCCGCGCCGGGTGGATCGATTCAGGCGCATACTGTTCGAGTGGCCGATGCGCCGTCCGCCCATGCGCGGGGCGCACGCCACTGTCGATCGGCCGCGACGACGTCAGCGCCGCCACGACCGCAAACGGGAAGGAACATCCGAAACATGACCACCATCGCGCACGCCGCCGTCCTGCACGCACAGGACGCCCCGTTCACGTTCGAGGACGTCACGCTCGACGACATCCGACCGGACGAGCTGCTCGTCCGAGTCGCCGCCACCGGACTGTGCCACACCGATCTCGCGGTGCAGCACGGCCACATCCCCGCACCGTTCCCCTTCGTCCTCGGACACGAGGGGGCCGGCACGATCGAGCAGGTCGGTGCAGCCGTCACCGGTTACGCCGTCGGCGACAAGGTGGCCGTCTCGTTCGCCTCGTGCGGGCACTGCACCAACTGCCTCACCGGTCGCGAGGCGTACTGCCGCAACTTCATGGCGCTCAACTTCGGTGGAGCGCGAGAGGACGGCTCCGCCACCATCACCGCCACCGACGGCTCCCCCGTGCACGGCTCGTTCTTCGGGCAGTCGTCTTTCGCCAGCCATCTGATCGTCGAGGCGCGCAACGCCGTCAAGCTGCCCGCCGACACCGACGTCGAGCTGGCCGGCCCGCTCGGATGCGGTGTCCAGACCGGCGCCGGAACGGTGCTCAACTCGCTCGACGTGCCGGCAGGGTCCGCCGTGATCGTCACGGGCACCGGGGCCGTCGGCCTCTCGGCGATCATGGGCGCGAGGGTCGCCGGCGCGACCACGATCATCGCGGTCGACATCCTCCCGGAGCGCCTGGCGTTCGCGTCCAAGCTCGGTGCGACCCACACGGTGAACAGCAAGGACGAGGATGCCGTTGCCCGCATCCTCGAGATCACCGGGGGCGTCGGCGCCGACTACGCCGTCGACACGACCGCCGTTCCCGCGGTGGTGGAGACCCTCGTCGCGGCGACCGCGTTCGGCGCGAAGATCGCACTGGTCGGTGTGCCCAAGCCCGACACGAGCATTCCGCTCGGCGCCATCTCCGGCTCCGGCAAGACGTTCGTCGGCGCGATCGAAGGCGACGCCGTACCGCAGAAGTTCATCCCCGAGCTGCTGGCCCTTTATGCCGCCGGACGATTCCCCTTCGACGAGCTCATCACGAAGTACCCCTTCGCCGAGATCGAGCAGGCCATCGCCGACACCCAGTCGGGCAAGGCGGTCAAGGCCGTCCTCGTGATGAGCTGAGGCACCCGCTCGGGACACGGGCCGGCGGCATCCTTCGCCCGCCGGCCCGTGTCGTGCCCCGTCCCGCCCCCGGCACGTAGGCTCGCGGGATGGGCGAACCGGTGCACGATGCGGCGCGTGCCGTCGAGCGACAGCCTGCGGCACGCGCACTCGCCCGCGGCGGGTACGTCGCCAACGGCCTCGTCCACCTCCTCATCGGTGCCCTCATCATCGGAGTCGCCTTCGGCGGCGACCGTGACGCCGATCAGACCGGCGCCTTTCGAGCCGTCGCCGAGGTGCCGCTCGGATTCGTCGCGCTCTGGGCCGCGGCTGCGCTCCTGGCCGCTCTCGGGGTCTGGCATCTCGCCGAGGGCATGCTGGCGTCGAGACGTCGGCGGGGTGTCTCCGTGTGGGGCGTGCGCGCATCCGAGTGGGGTCAGGCCGTCGTCTTCCTGTTCTTCGGCGGGCTCTCCGCCGCCGTCGCGCTGGGCGCGCGCCCGCAGGCCGACGAGACCGCGCGCGATGCCAGCCGCGGCGTGCTGGCGCTGCCCGGCGGCGTCTTCGCGATCGTGCTCGTCGGCGTCGGCGTCGCTGTCGCCGGAGTGGTCTTCGTGGTCATGGGCGCACGTCGCTCGTTCCGCAGCAAGATGATGATCCCGGACACGGCCGTGGGGGTCGGCGTGTCGGCGCTCGGCGTCGTCGGCTTCATCGCGAAGGGCGTCGCGCTGGCATCGCTGGGCGTCGTGCTGACCGTCGCCGCCGTCCGGGCGCGTGCCGAGGACGCCGGCAGTCTGGACGCCGCCATCCGGGCGCTCCTGGACCTGTCGTACGGCCCGGCGATCGTCGTCACCGTGGGCGCGGGGCTCGTCGGCTACGGCGCGTTCACGGTCTTCCGCGCTCGTTACGCCCGTCTCTAGCCCGACGCCGATCCGGCGGGACGGGTCTCAGCGGTTCGTGAGCCGCGCGACCGCGTCGGCGGCGGCCACCACCTCGCGCTCACCCGTGCGGCGATCCCAGAACTCGACCTGCCCGTCGGCCGCGCCGCGTCCGACGATGATGATGCGTGGCACCCCCACCAGCTCGGCGTCGCCGAACTTCACCCCGGGCGAGACCTTCGGACGGTCGTCGTAGACGACGTCGAGGCCGCTCGCCTCGAGGTCCGCCGCGAGCTGCTCGGCGAGCTCGAAGGCCGCGGCGTCGCGGCCGGTCGCGACCACGTGCACGTCGAACGGCGCGACCGACTCCGGCCAGATGAGCCCGCGGTCGTCGTTGTTGAGCTCCGCGATGATCGCGAGGATCCGGGTGACCCCGATGCCGTACGAGCCCATCGTGACGGTGACGAGCTTGCCGTTCTCGTCGAGGACCTTCAGCCCCAGGGCTTCGGCGTACTTGCGGCCGAGCTGGAAGACGTGACCGATCTCCATGCCGCGCGCGATCGAGACCGGGCCCGAACCGTCGGGAGCCGGGTCTCCCTCGCGGACGGTGGCGACCTCGACGAACGCATCGGCGGTGAAGTCCCGGCCTGCGACGAGCGAGTGCACATGCTTCTGGTCGATGTTCGCGCCCGTGATCCACGAGGTGCCGTCGACCACACGGGGGTCCAGGACGTAGCGGATGCCGGTGGCCGATTCCTCGCCCAGCACTGCTCCCTCGGGCGACCAGGGCCCGATGTACCCCTTCACGAGCAACGGGTTCTTCGCGAAGTCCTCTGCCGTGGCGGGCTCGACCTCGGCAGGGGCGAAGGCGACCTCGACGCGCTTGTCGTCGACGTCGCGGTCGCCCGGCAGGCCCACGACGACCAGCTCGCGCGTGCCGTCGAGATGCGTCAGCGCCATCACGACGTTCTTGAGGGTGTCGGCGGCGGAGTACTCCCCCACCAGCACGTCGTTCGCGTGCGCGACGAGGGTGTCGATGGTGGGGGTGTCGGGCGAGTCGAAGACGACCGGCTCGGGCAGGCCCTCGAGGGGTCGCGCCTCGG
Protein-coding sequences here:
- a CDS encoding acetate uptake transporter family protein, coding for MTARTPRLADPGLIGLLGFVIATLTAQLEHLGLQNESPVFWVGAVFGGVVQVTAGMLSYFSGDDFHFIVYNAFGWYWICMPGFLLGGELGFFEVEGPARGVFTLMFAVLAVVFAVSAASRNTVLPVTLLAVSAGLGLQTVTAFGGPTVFGAAGSAALLLASGLAAYMLIEKFYARTLGRHLLPLGPSWFTIAATARPSVTPDETDS
- a CDS encoding NAD(P)-dependent alcohol dehydrogenase, translated to MTTIAHAAVLHAQDAPFTFEDVTLDDIRPDELLVRVAATGLCHTDLAVQHGHIPAPFPFVLGHEGAGTIEQVGAAVTGYAVGDKVAVSFASCGHCTNCLTGREAYCRNFMALNFGGAREDGSATITATDGSPVHGSFFGQSSFASHLIVEARNAVKLPADTDVELAGPLGCGVQTGAGTVLNSLDVPAGSAVIVTGTGAVGLSAIMGARVAGATTIIAVDILPERLAFASKLGATHTVNSKDEDAVARILEITGGVGADYAVDTTAVPAVVETLVAATAFGAKIALVGVPKPDTSIPLGAISGSGKTFVGAIEGDAVPQKFIPELLALYAAGRFPFDELITKYPFAEIEQAIADTQSGKAVKAVLVMS
- the nusA gene encoding transcription termination factor NusA — its product is MDIDLSLLRTVEREKEIPFDELVRIIEQAVLTAYAKHTSPDGELPEGTRAALDRKTGHVAIFVPLRDDEDVVIGEEESTPDDFGRIAAFAAKQVISQRLRDIADDAVLGEFRGKEGDIVAGVIQQGPNPRMVHVDLGTIEAILPPEEQVAGEEYRHGSRLRVYVTSVTKGMKGPSITVSRTHPGLVRKLFAMEVPEIANGLVEITSLAREAGHRTKIAVKSDDPSINAKGACIGELGRRVRAVTEELNGEKIDIIDHNGDLATFVANALSPAKVTSSFVLDASTKAVRALVPDYQLSLAIGKEGQNARLAAKLTGAKIDIQPDSILEDS
- a CDS encoding proline--tRNA ligase — encoded protein: MVTRLSHLFLRTLREDPAGAEVASHKLLIRAGYIRPQAAGIFAWLPLGLRVKAKIERVVREEMTSAGAQEVHFPALMPREAYEATGRWEEYGDLLFRLQDRKGGDYLLAPTHEEAFTLLVKDLYSSYKDLPLTIYQIQDKYRDEARPRAGLLRGREFTMKDAYSFDANDAGLEASYQAQRDAYERIFRRLGLEYVIVQADAGAMGGSRSEEFLHPTPVGEDSFVRSDGGYAANVEAFTTVVPEARPLEGLPEPVVFDSPDTPTIDTLVAHANDVLVGEYSAADTLKNVVMALTHLDGTRELVVVGLPGDRDVDDKRVEVAFAPAEVEPATAEDFAKNPLLVKGYIGPWSPEGAVLGEESATGIRYVLDPRVVDGTSWITGANIDQKHVHSLVAGRDFTADAFVEVATVREGDPAPDGSGPVSIARGMEIGHVFQLGRKYAEALGLKVLDENGKLVTVTMGSYGIGVTRILAIIAELNNDDRGLIWPESVAPFDVHVVATGRDAAAFELAEQLAADLEASGLDVVYDDRPKVSPGVKFGDAELVGVPRIIIVGRGAADGQVEFWDRRTGEREVVAAADAVARLTNR
- a CDS encoding DUF1206 domain-containing protein, whose protein sequence is MGEPVHDAARAVERQPAARALARGGYVANGLVHLLIGALIIGVAFGGDRDADQTGAFRAVAEVPLGFVALWAAAALLAALGVWHLAEGMLASRRRRGVSVWGVRASEWGQAVVFLFFGGLSAAVALGARPQADETARDASRGVLALPGGVFAIVLVGVGVAVAGVVFVVMGARRSFRSKMMIPDTAVGVGVSALGVVGFIAKGVALASLGVVLTVAAVRARAEDAGSLDAAIRALLDLSYGPAIVVTVGAGLVGYGAFTVFRARYARL